A window of Cyclopterus lumpus isolate fCycLum1 chromosome 14, fCycLum1.pri, whole genome shotgun sequence contains these coding sequences:
- the alg5 gene encoding dolichyl-phosphate beta-glucosyltransferase — translation MDFLCEIVQALVALASLIVIVVLMLAHVTAEMVNLTRHEKEKYFLTVTGEKELFPSLHDPPSRELSVVIPAYNEELRMPVMLDEATQYLENRQKQQPSFTYEVIVVDDGSKDKTTEVALRYSKKYGADKVRILTLVKNRGKGGAVRMGTLSSRGKVILMADADGATKFSDIEKVEAGLNTLNPKPENMAISCGSRAHLEIDSVAERSVFRTFLMYGFHFLVWLLCVRGIKDTQCGFKLFTREAALKTFSSLHVERWAFDVELLYIAQCFKIPIAEVAVNWTEIEGSKLVPFWSWLQMGRDLIFIRMRYFTRAWKLQSSHKMD, via the exons ATGGATTTCCTCTGTGAAATAGTTCAAGCCTTAGTCGCATTGGCATCTCTAATTGTTATTGTG GTGCTCATGTTAGCACATGTCACTGCTGAGATGGTGAACCTGACACGCCACGAGAAGGAGAAATACTTCCTCACCGTGACAGGAGAGAAGGAGCTTTTCCCCAGCCTGCATGATCCCCCTTCTAGGGAGCTCTCGGTGGTGATCCCGGCCTACAACGAGGAACTCCGAA TGCCAGTGATGTTGGATGAAGCTACACAGTACTTGGAAAACAGACAG AAACAGCAGCCCTCTTTTACCTATGAGGTCATTGTGGTTGACGATGGCAGCAAAGACAAAACCACAGAG GTTGCATTGcggtacagtaagaagtacggTGCTGATAAAGTGCGGATCCTGACACTGGTGAAGAACAGGGGGAAAGGAGGAGCTGTGCGGATG GGAACTCTGAGCTCCCGAGGGAAAGTCATTCTGATGGCAGATGCTGACGGAGCCACAAAGTTTTCTGACATTGAGAAAGTGGAGGCTGGACTTAATACCCTCAACCCTAAGCCG GAGAACATGGCAATTTCCTGTGGTTCCCGAGCTCACCTGGAGATTGACTCAGTAGCCGAG CGATCTGTGTTTCGTACATTCCTCATGTATGGCTTTCACTTCCTGGTGTGGTTACTTTGCGTGAGAGGGATCAAGGACACACAGTGCGGCTTCAAGCTCTTCACACGTGAGGCTGCGCTCAAGaccttctcttctctccatgTAGAGCGATG gGCTTTTGATGTGGAGCTCCTGTATATTGCCCAGTGTTTTAAAATCCCCATCGCAGAGGTGGCGGTCAACTGGACTGAAATAGAAG GGTCCAAGCTGGTCCCGTTTTGGAGCTGGCTGCAGATGGGACGAGACCTGATTTTCATTCGCATGCGCTACTTCACCAGAGCCTGGAAACTGCAGTCATCACATAAGATGGACTAG